The proteins below come from a single Holdemania massiliensis genomic window:
- a CDS encoding S8/S53 family peptidase produces MKLLKLSIWSMMLLLLFSGCGGNSTMNNQLEPFSDVRYFEKAKNRRIYQPMEYVLEDISTYTFNEGTILVGAEELQKQILENGKNPGLGIRSLHKQGITGKGVRVAILDQPLFLDHPEYSDTIAAYYDTGCGPQAMSSMHGPAVLSILAGKNIGVAPDAQVFYAAVPSWNQDSGYYAKGLQWIMDMNKMLPAEDKIRVVSVSAAPSGKGSDFSLNTELWEETVHSAQAEGILVLDCDPDSLISAAVCDPNHPEEAAWCSGGFLSHSQPLAPGFVGVPAARRTVAEEYIEGSFSYAYMGNGGLSLGIPYAVGILALGWQVNPVLSGEEMLRLLSDTAEVGKDGSRIANPASFITAVEKTKK; encoded by the coding sequence ATGAAATTGCTGAAACTATCAATTTGGAGTATGATGCTGCTTCTTCTGTTTTCCGGATGCGGCGGAAATTCTACGATGAATAATCAGCTTGAGCCATTTTCTGATGTTCGTTATTTTGAAAAAGCTAAAAACCGCCGTATTTATCAACCTATGGAATACGTGCTTGAAGATATCAGTACCTACACGTTTAACGAAGGCACAATTCTGGTTGGTGCAGAAGAGCTTCAGAAGCAGATCCTGGAGAATGGAAAAAATCCGGGATTGGGGATCCGATCACTGCATAAGCAGGGAATTACTGGAAAAGGCGTGCGTGTTGCGATCCTAGATCAACCGCTTTTTCTGGACCATCCGGAATATTCAGATACCATAGCAGCGTATTATGATACAGGCTGCGGTCCGCAAGCCATGAGTTCAATGCATGGTCCGGCAGTACTCAGCATTCTTGCCGGCAAAAACATTGGTGTCGCTCCTGATGCTCAGGTATTTTATGCCGCAGTGCCCAGTTGGAATCAGGACAGCGGATATTATGCCAAGGGATTGCAATGGATTATGGATATGAATAAAATGCTTCCGGCCGAGGATAAAATTCGCGTTGTTTCCGTTTCCGCAGCTCCTTCCGGGAAAGGATCAGATTTTTCATTAAATACAGAATTGTGGGAAGAAACCGTGCATTCCGCCCAGGCAGAAGGAATTCTTGTTCTGGATTGCGATCCTGATTCATTGATTAGTGCAGCGGTTTGTGATCCAAACCACCCCGAAGAAGCGGCTTGGTGCTCCGGCGGTTTTCTATCCCATTCCCAACCACTTGCACCAGGTTTTGTTGGGGTTCCGGCTGCCCGTCGGACTGTGGCTGAAGAGTATATTGAAGGTTCCTTCAGTTATGCCTACATGGGTAATGGAGGACTCAGTCTGGGAATTCCGTATGCTGTCGGAATTCTGGCCTTGGGCTGGCAGGTCAATCCCGTATTAAGCGGAGAAGAAATGCTTCGACTGCTTTCAGATACCGCAGAAGTAGGAAAAGATGGCAGTCGGATTGCCAACCCGGCAAGCTTTATTACGGCAGTGGAAAAAACAAAAAAGTAA
- a CDS encoding Gfo/Idh/MocA family protein, with the protein MNLGIMGSGNIVSAMITMFQATNRYHCPALYCRSVSAERGKAIVQKNHIDTLCTDPDEFLRDDRFDTVYVAVANQYHYEYVKKCLLANKHVLCEKPFTTSFTEAIELIELARKQGLMMAEISRSVMTSNFGKIKAQLSEIGEVRLVSTNLSHYSRQYDAYLKGQISPVFDAQFGGALRDFGIYTLHFLIGLFGEPQTLQYHALSGFNGVDLSGVLLLKYPQFTAVNTLSKCSNGQPYCLIQGEKGYLYCNSAPMYCEKAQLVLNQKKPTEVCGTADYNDELCRLADLFENREIKLLEQAMQETLICIKLIERGKK; encoded by the coding sequence ATGAATCTTGGGATTATGGGGTCGGGCAATATTGTGTCAGCCATGATTACAATGTTTCAAGCAACAAACCGCTATCATTGTCCAGCATTGTACTGCCGCAGCGTCAGTGCTGAAAGAGGAAAGGCAATTGTGCAGAAAAATCATATCGATACTCTCTGTACTGATCCGGATGAATTTTTAAGGGATGATCGTTTTGATACCGTCTATGTTGCTGTTGCGAATCAATATCATTATGAATATGTAAAAAAATGTCTTTTGGCCAATAAACATGTCCTGTGTGAAAAGCCGTTTACCACATCATTCACAGAGGCCATAGAATTAATCGAGTTGGCTAGAAAGCAAGGGTTGATGATGGCTGAAATATCCAGAAGCGTGATGACAAGCAACTTTGGAAAAATAAAAGCCCAGTTATCGGAAATTGGGGAAGTTAGACTGGTTTCCACTAATTTATCGCATTATTCACGACAGTATGACGCTTATCTAAAAGGTCAGATTTCGCCGGTTTTTGATGCTCAATTTGGCGGAGCACTGAGAGATTTCGGTATTTATACACTGCACTTTCTCATTGGCCTGTTTGGCGAGCCGCAGACACTGCAGTATCACGCTCTGTCAGGATTTAACGGAGTAGATTTGAGCGGAGTATTGCTGCTGAAATATCCACAGTTCACAGCCGTCAATACTCTGTCAAAATGTTCTAACGGACAGCCTTATTGTCTTATACAAGGGGAGAAGGGTTATCTTTACTGCAACAGCGCGCCGATGTATTGTGAAAAGGCGCAACTGGTTCTTAATCAGAAAAAACCGACGGAGGTCTGCGGCACAGCTGATTACAATGATGAATTATGCAGACTCGCAGACTTGTTTGAAAACAGAGAAATAAAGCTGCTTGAGCAGGCTATGCAGGAAACACTAATTTGTATAAAACTGATAGAAAGGGGAAAAAAATGA